A section of the Kiritimatiellia bacterium genome encodes:
- a CDS encoding membrane dipeptidase codes for MQDNSFFETSRQCALKILAPAKKDLEHGLELHRHSVVVDSYGFGPCGTHEMEAEKILAAIRAGASPNEIQDMRENAIMTGYVADAAQSREFRKMWDAAGVTCVFRNAGEEGQSPMRLIKRLAHYIYVTDRMRDSFSKALAPADVLRAKKEQKHCLCLTCNGIPIVQDWNSVEDELRYIGIFFQLGCRMMHLTYNRRNMLGDGCAETANGGLSDFGRRVIGEMNRIGIIVDVAHSGWRTSLEAARVSGKPIVASHTVCAALNRHIRSKPDEVIRAIVDGGGVIGICAVPAFLGRNGDINALLDHIDYMAKTFGPDCVAIGTDVCENLSPSRPDNELSAQLTGEYPKSRRSFESLWPPDDPLFSPDWNKKEQLLSLAWGNFPLFTVGLVQRGYSDADIQKILGGNMLRVFDAVLPDTEKNIAN; via the coding sequence ATGCAAGACAATTCGTTTTTTGAGACGAGCCGCCAGTGCGCATTAAAAATCCTTGCCCCGGCCAAAAAAGATTTGGAGCACGGCCTGGAATTGCACCGCCATTCGGTCGTGGTTGACAGTTACGGGTTCGGGCCTTGCGGCACGCATGAAATGGAAGCGGAAAAAATACTCGCGGCTATCCGGGCCGGCGCTTCGCCCAATGAGATCCAGGATATGCGCGAGAATGCGATCATGACCGGCTATGTCGCCGACGCCGCGCAATCGCGCGAATTCAGGAAAATGTGGGACGCCGCAGGCGTAACGTGTGTCTTCCGCAATGCCGGCGAGGAAGGCCAGTCGCCGATGCGCCTCATAAAGCGCCTGGCCCATTATATTTATGTTACCGACCGGATGAGGGACTCTTTTTCCAAGGCGCTTGCTCCGGCCGATGTTCTCCGGGCCAAAAAGGAGCAAAAACACTGCCTTTGTCTCACCTGCAACGGAATTCCGATTGTTCAGGACTGGAATTCCGTTGAAGACGAATTGAGATATATCGGGATTTTCTTCCAGTTGGGATGCCGGATGATGCACCTGACCTATAACCGGCGCAATATGCTCGGCGACGGCTGCGCGGAAACGGCCAACGGCGGCTTGAGCGATTTCGGGCGAAGGGTGATCGGGGAGATGAACCGTATCGGCATTATTGTGGACGTGGCCCATTCCGGCTGGCGGACCAGCCTGGAAGCCGCGCGGGTTTCCGGCAAGCCGATCGTCGCCAGCCATACGGTCTGCGCCGCCCTTAACCGGCATATCCGTTCCAAGCCGGACGAGGTTATCCGGGCGATAGTGGATGGCGGCGGAGTAATCGGCATCTGCGCCGTGCCGGCTTTTCTGGGAAGAAACGGGGATATCAACGCCTTGCTTGATCATATTGATTACATGGCGAAAACTTTCGGTCCGGATTGTGTCGCCATCGGCACCGATGTCTGCGAAAACTTATCGCCTTCCAGGCCGGACAACGAATTGTCCGCTCAATTAACCGGCGAATATCCGAAGAGCCGGCGCAGTTTTGAGTCGCTCTGGCCGCCCGACGACCCGCTCTTCAGCCCGGATTGGAATAAGAAAGAGCAGCTTCTCAGCCTGGCATGGGGCAATTTTCCCCTCTTTACGGTCGGCCTCGTTCAGCGCGGTTATTCAGACGCCGATATCCAAAAAATACTGGGCGGCAACATGCTGCGCGTTTTTGACGCCGTCCTGCCGGATACGGAGAAAAACATTGCAAACTGA
- a CDS encoding HD domain-containing protein, with translation MKAIEARRLSKWFEAYLRKFAGKDGKLPPMLQLKLDHSRRVAADAAAIARDLGFDSGDARTAGTLGLLHDVGRFVQFTRHRTFRDDHSLDHGRRGAEILAASVPLATCSDPDRRRLTTGVLYHNKMNLPAGLAPDVIDFVRLIRDADKLDISFVLYRAWKNGDLLRSPDITFHVNLEGPLNPGALEEIKRRKSVSMKNVKSLHDFFLLQLSWVYDFNFRPSYQRLLRRAFIEKIAGVLPRTREITSLIALARKHVKKQLDSAKPVVFNRR, from the coding sequence ATGAAAGCAATAGAAGCCAGACGCCTTTCAAAATGGTTTGAAGCATATCTGCGGAAGTTCGCCGGAAAAGACGGGAAATTGCCGCCGATGTTGCAGTTAAAACTGGACCACAGCCGGCGCGTGGCCGCGGACGCGGCCGCCATCGCCCGCGACTTGGGCTTTGATTCCGGAGATGCGCGCACGGCCGGAACGCTCGGTCTGCTCCACGACGTCGGACGCTTTGTCCAGTTTACCCGCCACCGGACATTCCGCGACGATCATTCCCTGGACCACGGGCGGCGCGGCGCGGAAATCCTGGCCGCAAGCGTCCCCCTGGCAACCTGTTCCGACCCGGACCGCCGCCGGCTGACGACCGGCGTCCTTTACCACAACAAAATGAATCTGCCCGCAGGACTTGCCCCGGACGTCATTGATTTTGTCAGGCTGATCCGCGACGCCGACAAGCTGGATATTTCTTTTGTCCTTTACCGCGCCTGGAAAAACGGCGACTTACTGCGCAGTCCCGATATAACCTTCCATGTCAACCTGGAAGGACCACTGAATCCCGGCGCCCTGGAGGAAATTAAACGCAGAAAGTCTGTCTCCATGAAAAATGTTAAATCGCTGCATGACTTTTTCCTGCTCCAGTTGTCCTGGGTATATGATTTTAATTTCCGTCCCTCCTACCAGCGCTTACTGCGGCGCGCGTTCATTGAAAAAATTGCCGGGGTGCTGCCGCGGACAAGGGAAATAACAAGCCTGATTGCGCTGGCAAGAAAACATGTGAAAAAACAACTGGACAGCGCAAAACCGGTTGTTTTTAACCGCCGTTGA
- a CDS encoding dihydroorotate dehydrogenase, with amino-acid sequence MGKRKIDAPATNGPDMRVNLAGIAMKNPVMAASGTFGYGKEYAPLVDLNKLGALVVKGISLRPERGNETPRIVEAAGGLINAIGLQNPGFDGFTKKHLPFLKKYKVPVIVNIWGRSAEEYAEVAGRFDGVRGVQGLEVNISCPNIKRGGIAFGTDPRLTAEVVAKTRRKTKLPLIVKLSPNVTRIGEFARIAEANGADVISLINSFPAMAIDIETRAPVLANVTGGLSGPAIHPIALKMVWEAAAAVEIPVVGMGGITSEKEALAFIIAGAAAVAVGTANFTDPGIILKVVKGIEAYLVRCKLKSVRELTGSLQLS; translated from the coding sequence ATGGGAAAAAGAAAAATAGACGCGCCCGCGACAAACGGACCGGATATGCGGGTCAACCTTGCCGGAATTGCGATGAAAAATCCGGTCATGGCCGCTTCCGGAACCTTCGGCTACGGAAAAGAATACGCGCCCCTGGTTGATTTGAACAAACTGGGCGCGCTCGTCGTCAAGGGCATAAGCTTGCGGCCCGAAAGAGGCAATGAAACGCCGCGCATAGTTGAAGCCGCCGGAGGCTTGATCAATGCCATCGGCCTGCAGAATCCAGGTTTTGACGGATTTACGAAAAAACACCTGCCTTTCCTGAAAAAATACAAAGTGCCCGTGATTGTCAATATCTGGGGAAGGAGCGCGGAGGAATACGCCGAGGTTGCCGGGCGCTTTGACGGGGTGCGGGGCGTGCAAGGGCTGGAGGTCAACATTTCATGCCCCAACATCAAGCGCGGAGGAATCGCCTTCGGCACCGACCCGCGCCTGACGGCCGAAGTTGTCGCCAAAACGCGCCGGAAAACGAAACTGCCGCTGATCGTTAAGCTTTCCCCGAACGTTACCAGAATCGGCGAATTTGCGCGGATTGCCGAAGCAAACGGCGCCGACGTTATTTCGCTGATCAATTCCTTCCCGGCCATGGCGATTGACATTGAAACGCGCGCACCCGTCCTGGCCAACGTTACCGGCGGCTTGAGCGGGCCGGCAATCCACCCGATCGCCTTGAAAATGGTCTGGGAGGCGGCTGCGGCCGTAGAAATACCGGTCGTCGGGATGGGAGGAATAACCTCGGAGAAAGAAGCATTGGCTTTTATCATTGCGGGCGCCGCGGCGGTGGCGGTCGGCACGGCGAATTTCACGGACCCGGGCATAATCTTGAAAGTTGTCAAGGGGATTGAGGCTTACCTGGTCCGTTGCAAACTGAAAAGCGTCCGAGAATTGACGGGCTCCCTGCAGCTCTCCTGA
- a CDS encoding ATP-dependent RecD-like DNA helicase → MNAPPSNNAETVSGTVQRIIYRDENTAYTVCSLKPDAGHDEITVVGASAAIWPGERLQVSGRWTRHKTHGVQFNADKIVCIEPRTVSGIKKYLASGLIKGVGEMLAERLVKKFGTDTLRVIDEESARLESVEGIGRRKRERIRQSWLEQKAVRDIMIFLHANGVSASQATRIYNAYGDNAVAVLRQNPYRLAADIWGIGFKSADKIAMNMGIPMQSVVRARAGLAYMLQTMAEEGHCYCGKDELLAGTGEQLEIGFNLLEEALGLELAAGNLISENTEIYMPALYYSETGCASNLKRLQEDSVSNAGRIKAASAVEWAAGRMKISFSPAQAAALNMAINEKVGIITGGPGVGKTTIIKALVDIFSAKKMAVRLAAPTGRAAKRMEEATGHQATTIHRLLKFQPGLERFEYGADKRLEGDVFILDEVSMIDVVLMNCFLRALPGRARLLLIGDADQLPSVGPGNVLRDLIDSGAFPAIKLDKIFRQSEKSLIVRNAHLVNSGRFFELGGDGENDFIRDFYFIEENEPAQVVARMLELVAERIPRRFRMSPRTDIQVLTPMRRFELGADNLNAVLQGAINPRGEGIVSFGRTYRAGDRVMQMRNNYDKDVYNGDIGLIRSVNHEDQQVIIDYDGREVVYDFSEMDEINLAYASSIHKAQGSEYPAVIILLTTQHFKLLQRNLLYTALTRGRKLVCLVGSRKAAAIAIHNNHTAARRTGLKQRLSGRNII, encoded by the coding sequence ATGAATGCCCCTCCTTCCAATAACGCCGAAACCGTTTCCGGCACCGTTCAAAGAATCATTTACCGCGATGAGAACACCGCTTACACCGTTTGTTCGCTGAAACCAGACGCCGGACACGATGAAATCACGGTGGTGGGCGCCAGCGCCGCCATCTGGCCGGGCGAGCGCCTGCAGGTTTCCGGCCGGTGGACACGCCACAAAACGCACGGGGTTCAGTTTAACGCGGACAAAATCGTCTGTATTGAGCCGCGGACCGTTTCCGGGATAAAAAAATATCTGGCCAGCGGTCTGATCAAGGGGGTGGGGGAGATGCTGGCCGAACGGCTGGTTAAAAAATTCGGAACGGACACCCTGCGGGTGATTGACGAGGAATCGGCGCGCCTGGAATCGGTGGAAGGAATCGGCCGCAGAAAACGCGAACGGATCAGGCAATCGTGGCTTGAACAGAAAGCGGTGCGCGACATCATGATTTTTCTTCACGCAAACGGGGTGAGCGCATCGCAGGCCACCCGCATTTACAACGCTTACGGCGATAACGCGGTCGCCGTTCTCCGGCAGAACCCGTACCGGCTTGCCGCCGATATCTGGGGGATCGGGTTCAAATCGGCCGATAAAATTGCGATGAACATGGGCATCCCGATGCAATCGGTGGTTCGCGCGCGGGCGGGGCTGGCTTATATGTTGCAAACCATGGCCGAGGAAGGACATTGCTATTGCGGCAAGGACGAATTGCTGGCCGGAACGGGCGAACAGTTGGAGATCGGATTCAATCTGCTGGAAGAAGCGCTTGGACTGGAACTGGCCGCGGGCAACCTTATCAGCGAAAACACGGAAATTTATATGCCCGCTTTATATTATTCCGAGACGGGCTGCGCCTCCAATTTAAAACGTTTGCAGGAGGACAGCGTCTCAAACGCCGGCCGCATCAAAGCGGCCAGCGCGGTGGAATGGGCCGCCGGCCGGATGAAAATTTCCTTCTCGCCGGCGCAGGCCGCGGCGCTCAATATGGCCATTAACGAGAAAGTCGGCATCATAACGGGCGGACCGGGTGTCGGGAAAACCACGATTATCAAGGCGCTCGTGGACATTTTTTCGGCCAAAAAGATGGCGGTGCGCCTGGCCGCGCCCACCGGCCGGGCCGCCAAAAGGATGGAAGAAGCCACGGGCCATCAGGCCACGACCATTCACCGCCTGTTAAAATTCCAACCCGGCCTTGAAAGGTTTGAATATGGCGCCGACAAACGACTGGAAGGCGATGTCTTTATTCTGGACGAAGTATCCATGATTGACGTTGTGCTCATGAATTGCTTTCTGCGGGCTTTGCCGGGCCGGGCGCGCCTCCTGTTGATCGGCGATGCTGACCAACTGCCGAGCGTCGGCCCCGGCAATGTGCTCCGCGACCTGATTGACAGCGGCGCTTTCCCGGCCATTAAGCTGGATAAAATTTTCCGCCAATCAGAGAAAAGCCTGATTGTGCGCAATGCGCACCTGGTGAATTCCGGCCGATTTTTTGAACTGGGCGGCGACGGTGAAAATGATTTTATCCGGGATTTTTATTTCATTGAGGAAAACGAGCCGGCGCAGGTTGTCGCCCGGATGCTTGAACTGGTTGCGGAACGCATTCCGCGCCGGTTCAGGATGAGCCCGCGCACCGATATTCAGGTGCTGACTCCCATGCGCCGCTTTGAACTGGGCGCGGACAATTTGAACGCGGTTTTACAGGGCGCGATTAATCCGCGGGGCGAGGGGATCGTTTCATTCGGACGCACCTACCGCGCCGGGGACCGGGTGATGCAGATGCGCAATAATTATGACAAAGACGTCTACAACGGCGATATCGGCCTGATTCGCAGTGTTAATCATGAGGACCAACAGGTGATTATTGATTATGACGGACGGGAGGTCGTCTACGATTTCAGCGAAATGGACGAAATCAACCTGGCCTACGCCTCTTCCATTCACAAGGCCCAGGGCAGCGAATATCCCGCGGTGATCATCCTGCTGACGACCCAGCATTTCAAGCTGCTCCAGCGCAACCTGCTGTACACGGCCCTGACCCGGGGGCGGAAACTGGTCTGCCTGGTCGGCTCCAGGAAGGCCGCGGCCATAGCCATTCATAACAATCATACCGCCGCGCGCCGCACGGGGCTTAAACAGCGCCTGTCCGGAAGAAATATAATCTGA
- the rdgB gene encoding RdgB/HAM1 family non-canonical purine NTP pyrophosphatase: MKILIASRNRHKLEEIRAIFNMPGVTLVGADEIENPPPVVEDGNTFQINAVKKAVTLAMFFRMWTMADDSGLEVDALGGAPGVYSARYAGEPVDYAANNAKLLNELDGIPVRTARFWCVVALASPSGRAQTVEAKCEGRIINELRGKEGFGFDPLFVPEGYDRTFAEMSAPLKNMISHRAEAFRMAREKWGFVLASDDIEWPRVLSPEQRAKQRRAND; the protein is encoded by the coding sequence ATGAAAATCCTCATTGCCAGCCGGAACAGGCACAAACTGGAGGAAATCCGGGCGATTTTCAACATGCCCGGGGTTACCCTCGTCGGCGCGGATGAAATTGAAAACCCGCCCCCGGTGGTTGAGGATGGCAACACTTTCCAGATCAACGCCGTCAAAAAAGCGGTTACCCTCGCGATGTTTTTCCGCATGTGGACCATGGCCGATGATTCGGGACTGGAAGTTGACGCGCTCGGCGGCGCCCCCGGTGTGTATTCGGCGCGTTATGCCGGTGAACCGGTTGACTATGCCGCCAACAACGCCAAGCTCCTGAATGAACTGGACGGCATTCCCGTGCGGACGGCGCGCTTCTGGTGCGTGGTCGCCCTTGCCAGCCCCTCCGGCCGCGCGCAAACCGTGGAGGCAAAATGCGAAGGACGCATCATCAACGAATTGCGGGGCAAGGAAGGATTCGGCTTTGATCCCCTCTTTGTGCCGGAAGGCTATGACCGCACCTTTGCGGAAATGTCCGCTCCGCTCAAAAACATGATTTCCCACCGGGCCGAGGCGTTCCGGATGGCCAGAGAAAAATGGGGGTTTGTGCTGGCCTCGGACGACATTGAATGGCCGCGCGTTTTATCGCCGGAACAGCGCGCCAAACAGCGCCGGGCAAACGACTAA
- a CDS encoding GreA/GreB family elongation factor has protein sequence MKNDVNMTTAVSPQNLPDTALEEWFLNRLPETKNCFRQLLEAILRFAGKNQTDKAEACAELLEDALMKIQAGDELILLLAERAAWQTDPDAYASACAAVLKETFRGQSFMPAFLEESGFFSGKEPKEALRRLRVLRKLLPGKCCYEKTWGLGIISGIDEFDRKLVIDFENKRAHRLAFGYAAESVRPLEEDHFLARKLRDPANFAQWVKNNPAAAVKAVIAEFGEMNLPQLRVLTTSLIISENEWSSFWAAARAELARDPLIRMPAGRNGPLKIMVETKEFDNCWLRDFLALRDGDRILEELDILGRKIPPHSLDKEMKEAAADRLKYVIRGAAADRRDLVVRALLFAAAAGLDDDAFHSALYSGREFLASALSSLPVRLIRPFLEYLRENSPAAAETLLQIMPCLPVSALGEVVLHFRQHNRQEQAYEKLRVFIREGKTGVDMVLWMGRDLQEDGGAHVCQPEVFARIALDALQQAAAAGKRKETGQLLRNIFTDQALAKKMLQSLAAAARLDYVQRFKSISGLTGADKTRVAAKIIPLFPELAAVFGAPPSGAVHQKITSWRVYRERQAQLEKIIKEEIPRNSMEIGTARSYGDLRENYEYKAAKEMQGLLMRRKAELEQMLSEVRGADFAGFPHEAAGPGTAVELKIPDGNRQVYHILGEWDSDEKLGIISCRSKLAEVLTGRRAGDSVEIPGEKQPVRAVIGAVRSLPPEIMAWINGG, from the coding sequence ATGAAAAATGACGTGAACATGACAACGGCGGTTTCACCGCAGAATCTGCCGGACACCGCCCTGGAGGAATGGTTTCTTAACCGTCTGCCGGAAACGAAAAATTGCTTTCGTCAATTACTGGAAGCAATCCTCCGTTTTGCCGGAAAAAATCAGACGGACAAAGCCGAGGCTTGCGCGGAGCTGCTGGAGGATGCGCTCATGAAAATCCAGGCCGGGGATGAACTGATCCTCCTGCTTGCAGAACGCGCCGCCTGGCAGACGGATCCCGATGCATACGCTTCCGCCTGCGCCGCAGTTTTGAAGGAAACGTTCCGCGGACAAAGTTTTATGCCGGCCTTTCTTGAGGAAAGCGGTTTTTTTTCCGGAAAAGAACCCAAGGAGGCGCTGCGCCGCTTGCGCGTCCTGCGCAAATTACTGCCCGGGAAATGCTGTTACGAAAAAACATGGGGGCTGGGAATTATTTCCGGAATAGATGAATTTGACCGCAAACTGGTGATAGATTTTGAAAACAAGCGCGCCCATCGCCTCGCGTTCGGCTACGCGGCGGAATCGGTCCGGCCGCTGGAGGAGGATCATTTCCTGGCGCGCAAGCTGCGCGATCCCGCAAATTTTGCCCAGTGGGTGAAAAACAATCCGGCGGCGGCGGTAAAAGCCGTGATCGCTGAATTCGGCGAAATGAATTTGCCGCAATTGCGCGTTTTGACAACCAGCCTGATTATCTCCGAAAATGAATGGAGCTCGTTCTGGGCTGCGGCCCGCGCGGAACTCGCGCGCGATCCGCTGATCCGGATGCCGGCCGGCCGCAATGGCCCGTTGAAAATTATGGTTGAAACAAAAGAATTTGATAATTGCTGGCTCCGCGATTTCCTGGCCCTGCGCGACGGAGATCGCATACTGGAGGAGTTGGATATTCTTGGCCGGAAAATTCCGCCGCACAGTCTGGACAAGGAAATGAAAGAGGCGGCGGCGGACCGCTTGAAATACGTTATCCGGGGAGCGGCGGCGGACCGGCGCGACCTCGTTGTCCGGGCGCTTTTATTTGCCGCGGCCGCCGGCCTTGATGACGACGCTTTCCACAGCGCTCTTTACAGCGGGCGGGAATTTCTCGCTTCCGCGCTTTCTTCCCTTCCCGTCCGGCTTATCCGGCCGTTCCTTGAATATCTCCGCGAAAATTCGCCGGCGGCGGCGGAAACACTCCTGCAAATCATGCCGTGCCTGCCGGTTTCCGCGCTGGGCGAGGTTGTGCTCCATTTCCGCCAGCATAACCGGCAGGAACAGGCATATGAAAAATTGCGCGTTTTTATCCGGGAAGGCAAAACCGGCGTTGATATGGTCCTGTGGATGGGACGCGATCTTCAGGAGGACGGCGGCGCGCATGTCTGCCAGCCGGAAGTTTTCGCCCGAATTGCCCTGGACGCCCTGCAGCAGGCGGCCGCCGCGGGGAAAAGGAAAGAGACCGGACAGTTATTGCGCAATATTTTTACAGACCAGGCGCTTGCAAAAAAAATGCTCCAGTCCCTGGCGGCGGCCGCGCGCCTTGATTACGTCCAGCGGTTTAAATCCATCTCCGGCCTGACCGGCGCCGATAAAACCAGGGTGGCCGCAAAAATTATTCCCCTGTTCCCCGAATTGGCCGCGGTTTTCGGCGCGCCGCCGTCCGGCGCGGTCCATCAAAAAATAACGTCCTGGCGCGTCTATCGCGAGCGGCAGGCTCAGCTGGAAAAAATCATCAAGGAGGAAATCCCGCGCAACAGCATGGAAATCGGCACGGCCAGAAGTTACGGCGACCTGCGCGAAAATTACGAATACAAGGCGGCCAAGGAAATGCAGGGACTGCTCATGCGTCGGAAGGCGGAGCTGGAACAAATGCTGTCCGAGGTCAGGGGCGCTGATTTCGCCGGTTTTCCGCATGAGGCGGCCGGACCGGGAACTGCCGTTGAACTGAAAATCCCGGACGGCAACCGCCAAGTCTATCACATTCTCGGGGAATGGGATTCGGATGAAAAACTCGGAATAATTTCATGCCGCTCCAAACTGGCCGAAGTTTTGACCGGCCGGCGCGCGGGCGATTCCGTTGAAATTCCCGGCGAAAAACAGCCGGTCCGCGCCGTGATTGGAGCAGTCCGCTCCCTTCCGCCGGAAATCATGGCGTGGATCAACGGCGGTTAA
- a CDS encoding dihydroorotate dehydrogenase electron transfer subunit, which yields MQTETASVIEQRSLGGDYRVLEFASSKVAPRVKPGQFIHLRVDERNELVLRRPFSVFKTGKKSLAILYKIVGRGTQILARLRPGDRAGIMGPLGNGFPLPASQTFPLLAAGGYGAAALYLLAQQARKKGIIFIGGATADDILCADDFKKIGWKVKIATEDGAAGQKGLATDILTEYLSEKSKMRQMALYACGPMGMLKAVAEIAVKNGQKAWLSLDRRMGCGVGACLGCVQKVKDGKSWKWARVCRDGPVFECRQIVWENGKWEKEK from the coding sequence TTGCAAACTGAAACCGCAAGCGTGATTGAACAACGCAGCCTCGGCGGCGATTATCGCGTCTTGGAATTTGCCTCGTCCAAAGTGGCGCCGCGCGTCAAGCCGGGACAATTCATCCATCTGCGCGTGGATGAGCGCAACGAGCTTGTCCTGCGGCGGCCTTTCAGCGTATTCAAAACCGGAAAAAAAAGCCTGGCCATACTTTACAAGATCGTCGGACGGGGCACGCAAATACTGGCCCGCCTGCGGCCGGGCGACCGGGCCGGCATCATGGGCCCCCTCGGCAACGGGTTCCCCCTGCCGGCGTCCCAAACCTTTCCCTTGCTCGCCGCCGGCGGATACGGCGCCGCCGCGCTTTACCTGCTTGCGCAACAGGCTCGCAAAAAGGGAATAATTTTTATCGGCGGCGCGACGGCGGACGATATTCTCTGCGCTGATGATTTCAAAAAAATCGGCTGGAAGGTAAAAATTGCGACCGAAGACGGCGCGGCTGGTCAAAAAGGACTGGCGACGGATATCCTCACAGAATATCTTTCTGAAAAAAGCAAAATGCGCCAAATGGCGCTTTATGCCTGCGGCCCGATGGGAATGCTGAAGGCGGTTGCCGAAATAGCCGTCAAGAACGGACAAAAGGCATGGCTTTCGCTGGACCGGCGCATGGGCTGCGGGGTGGGGGCATGTCTGGGTTGCGTCCAGAAAGTGAAGGATGGGAAAAGCTGGAAATGGGCGCGGGTCTGCCGCGACGGGCCGGTCTTTGAATGCCGTCAGATAGTCTGGGAGAATGGCAAATGGGAAAAAGAAAAATAG